From Epinephelus lanceolatus isolate andai-2023 chromosome 5, ASM4190304v1, whole genome shotgun sequence, the proteins below share one genomic window:
- the cav2 gene encoding caveolin-2, whose product MAHNRRPVQCTVVPVISELLKWPGNVTLSLLCLLGPTLRRFPYGAGCRSVRRRAHRHQLLSLHRLSVSLHNMGLEKEKSDTSIFMDEDEFNRSIEPILSKKGKVYTEEPDRDPNDVNAHLKVGFEDVIAEPISTHSFDKVWIGSHAAFELVKYIFYRLLTTLLAVPMAFILGLIFAVLSCIHIWLVMPMIQSFVMLLPSVQVVWRSLTDMFITPFFHSMGKSLSSIRVQTTEY is encoded by the exons ATGGCTCATAACAGGAGGCCAGTTCAGTGCACAGTAGTGCCAGTCATCAGTGAGCTCTTGAAATGGCCCGGGAATGTGACTTTGAGCCTGTTGTGTCTCCTCGGCCCCACGCTGCGCCGCTTTCCATACGGGGCGGGGTGCCGCTCAGTCCGGCGCAGAGCGCACCGTCACCAGCTGCTCTCCCTGCACCGTCTGTCCGTCTCACTGCACAACATGGGTCTGGAAAAGGAAAAATCGGACACCAGTATATTTATGGACGAAGATGAGTTTAACAGATCGATAGAACCCATCCTGTCGAAGAAGGGGAAAGTGTACACAGAGGAGCCGGACCGAGATCCAAACGACGTTAACGCGCACTTGAAG GTTGGTTTCGAAGATGTCATCGCTGAGCCCATCTCCACACACAGCTTCGACAAAGTGTGGATAGGAAGCCACGCCGCCTTTGAGCTGGTTAAATACATCTTCTACCGGCTGCTGACCACGCTGCTGGCCGTGCCCATGGCTTTCATCCTCGGACTCATCTTCGCGGTGCTCAGCTGCATCCACATCTG GTTGGTGATGCCGATGATCCAGAGCTTCGTGATGCTCTTACCGTCGGTCCAGGTGGTGTGGAGGAGTCTGACGGACATGTTCATCACACCGTTCTTCCACAGTATGGGAAAGAGCCTGTCCTCCATTCGAGTGCAGACCACAGAGTACTGA
- the cav1 gene encoding caveolin-1 produces the protein MTGGLKDGETEEEFLHSPFIRKQGNIYKPNNKDMDNDSLNEKTMEDVHTKEIDLVNRDPKRINDDVVKVDFEDVIAEPAGTYSFDGVWKASFTTFTVTKYWCYRLLTALVGIPLALIWGIFFAILSFIHIWAVVPCVKSYLIEIHCVSRVYSICVHTFCDPLFEAMGKCFSSIRVRMTKEV, from the exons ATGACAGGAGGACTTAAGGACGGCGAAACAGAAGAG GAGTTTCTGCATTCGCCGTTCATCCGAAAACAAGGGAACatttacaaaccaaacaacaaagACATGGACAACGACAGTCTGAACGAGAAGACGATGGAGGACGTCCACACCAAAGAGATCGACCTGGTCAACCGGGACCCGAAGCGCATAAACGACGACGTTGTCAAG GTAGACTTTGAGGACGTGATTGCCGAGCCTGCAGGGACCTACAGCTTCGATGGCGTGTGGAAAGCCAGCTTCACCACCTTCACTGTCACCAAGTACTGGTGCTACCGGCTGCTGACGGCGCTGGTCGGCATCCCCCTGGCGCTCATCTGGGGAATCTTCTTTGCCATCCTGTCCTTCATTCACATCTGGGCCGTGGTGCCGTGCGTCAAGAGCTACCTGATTGAGATCCACTGCGTCAGTCGCGTCTACTCCATCTGTGTGCACACCTTCTGCGACCCATTGTTCGAGGCCATGGGCAAGTGTTTCAGCAGCATCCGAGTGCGCATGACCAAGGAGGTGTAG